The genomic segment CCAAGTTGATCTGCGAAAGGTTAAATCCTTCATACCTGTAAAACTGAGGAGGCCATTGGGCAAAAGTTGCCGCTCCCAATTGGAATTTGTAGCATTTATTTAGCTCAATGCCTTCTAGGTTGGCCTTGGGAGCCTGTTCTCCTAATATACCTTCGCAGTTTTTGTTGAGGAGTTCTATAGCGTCTATTCTCGATTCAGAATATACAACGTCTTTCTGATTTCTAATTTCTTGTCGCGCTGTATCGAGCGCTGCTTGCTGTCGCTGGGGCGCTTCCCAAAAATAGGCTCCCATTGCTGCCAAAAGGGTGAATTGACCAATTACTGTCGCTAAACTATACAGAGAGACATTTTCACACCATTTAGCAAAATCTCCCAGGCGTTGGTCTAAAAACTTGAAAGGTCTGAGCCAGGAATACTCTTGTTTCTTTGGTAATCTTTCTAAATAGTAACTTTCAAACAGACGTCGATAGCTTTCGGCTGGCATATCTAGCCGTTTTGCTTCCTGTAACAATCTGTACTCTCGTTTAACTGGATCTGGAATAGCAGCCACTCGGTTAAAGCTGGCGTCTAGATTCTGCAAAACGCTTTCTAGTTCTGATATTTCAGCTTTTTCCTCTTCTGTCCTTTCAATATTTTCCTCTGTTTGTTCTTTTTTTTGCTCTGTCTGTTTCTTACCCGCAGTCATTTTTTTCAAATGTTTGATCAGATCGGCTTGGTTCAGGTTAAAACGGGGGGTTTTCATAATTTTGTAACGAATTGGGTGAAAAGTTTTAGGTAATGGTAATATAGTTAATCAAATGAAATTTTTATTTGCATTTTTATCGTAATTAGGTTTTTTGGTTTTCTTGATGCCAATGTTGGAGATTAATATATACCTCCTAATTTAGATCCGCAACCTCTTGAAATTGCTACTATAAGCATCAAATAACATACTAATTCCGAAACGGCCACATTGTTTGACGTGATTTTATGAAACTCAACAATTGGTAAGGATGATGACTCTTCCGTTTTTATACGCTGTACGAGATTTCGGCATCGGAGAAACTCCTGGGAGAGGAAAAATAAAGTGTTACATTAAGAACGCTTGCATACAGATTACGCAAGATCGATTATGACAAAATTAAAAGGAAGTCAGGAGGTCATCAGATGAATTATAGAATGGATCGCCGTGCTTATGCGGAAACTTTTGGGCCAACCGTAGGCGATCGCATTCGCCTTGCCGATACGGAACTATTCATAGAAGTTGAGCGTGATTATACCACATACGGAGATGAAGTCAAGTTTGGTGGCGGCAAAGTAATTCGCGACGGAATGGGACAATCCCCCATCTCTAACGCCGATGGTGCTGTCGATATGGTAATTACTAATGCTTTAATTCTGGATTGGTGGGGGATCGTCAAAGCAGATATCGGCATTAAAGATGGCAAAATATTTAAAATTGGTAAAGCAGGAAATCCCTACATTCAAGATAACGTAGATATTATTATCGGCCCTGGCACTGAAGTTGTTGCCGGGGAAGGATCGATACTAACTGCTGGCGGTATCGATACTCACATCCACTTTATTTGTCCGCAACAGATCGAAGTTGCGATCGCATCCGGCATCACCACCATGCTGGGCGGCGGTACTGGCCCTGCCACTGGTACAAATGCTACCACCTGCACACCCGGCCCCTGGAATATGTACCGAATGCTGCAAGCCGCCGACGCCTTCCCCGTGAACCTGGGATTTCTCGGCAAAGGCAACAGCAGCAAGCCGGAAGGACTGGAAGAACAGGTGCTTGCCGGTGCGATCGGATTGAAATTGCACGAAGATTGGGGCACAACCCCAGCAGCGATCGATACTTGTCTTAGTGTAGCAGATAAATACGACGTACAGGTAGCAATTCACACCGATACATTGAACGAAGCTGGCTTTGTGGAAGCAACTGTTGCAGCTTTCAAAGGTCGCACAATACATACCTACCACACGGAGGGAGCCGGAGGAGGACACGCACCCGATATCATCAAAGTCTGCGGCGAGGCGAATGTGCTGCCATCTTCTACTAACCCGACGCGCCCTTATACCGTCAATACTTTGGACGAACACCTGGATATGCTGATGGTGTGCCATCATTTGTCACCATCTATACCGGAAGATGTGGCATTTGCGGAGTCGCGCATACGGCGCGAAACGATCGCCGCTGAGGATATTTTGCACGATTTGGGCGCATTCAGTATGATTTCGTCTGATTCTCAGGCAATGGGGCGAGTAGGTGAGGTGATTATTCGCACTTGGCAGACGGCGCATAAAATGAAGGTGCAGCGGGGGAACCTCACCCCCCAACCCCCTCTCCGCAACGGAGAGGGGGAGGAAGAGAGGGCAGATAATTTTCGGGCGAAGAGGTATGTGGCGAAATATACGATCAATCCCGCGATCGCGCATGGGATTTCTCAGTATGTGGGTTCTGTGGAAGAGGGGAAATTAGCAGATTTGTGCCTTTGGCGTCCGGCATTTTTTGGGGTGAAACCGGAGATCGTGATTAAGGGGGGTGCGATCGCTTATGCTCAAATGGGAGACGCCAACGCCAGTATTCCTACGCCTCAACCAGTCCATATGCGACCGATGTTTGGTAGTTTTGGAGGTGCGATCGCAGCCACATCCCTAACCTTTGTTTCCCAAGCAGCACTAGAACAGGATATTCCAAGTCAATTAAAGTTACAAAAACGAGCGGTAGCAGTGTCAGGAACGCGCCAAATTAGCAAGCGGGATATGAAGCTGAACGATGCTTTACCGCGTGTGGAAGTTGATGCAGAAACTTATGAAGTGAGGGCTGATGGCGAGTTGCTAATTTGCGAACCTGCGACCGTTTTGCCGATGGCGCAGCGTTACTTTTTGTTCTAATTCCGTAGTTCCTGAAAATATGGCGATCTGGTGAAACCAGATCGCGCTTTCTCACCTCAACGCTCTAGTAACGAGTAAAAAGATAACGGCAAAAGTCGGAAACGATATCAAGTCAGCGTCCAGACACCATCCCAATCTTCAGATGGCGGATTTTGGAGCCAATACTGGCAGCGTTTTAGATACATCATAGATGTCTTGTCATTGGTGTTCATATCTTCCACAACGATCGCAAACTCATTCATCGCACGCCGGAATTTGCGATTCAGATAATGGGCGCGTCCTTGATTGTAATGCTCCATCAACTTTTGCTTCTCCTCAGAAATTGGCTCGGAACGCAACCCCACCACTTCATATATAGCTATTGGTTGGTTTCTACCTTTGGTGTGAATATAGTCAAGCTCTCTAGCCCATATCTGTTCTGAGCAGAATTGATAAGTATTTTTGCTAATCACGATATCGCAACCATACTGCTTGCTCATTCCTTCTAGGTAAGCGGCAATATTTACCGCGTCGCCAATGACAGTAAACTGGCTTAGTCTGCTAGAACCAAGATTACCAGCGATCGCTGTATCGGCATTGATGCCAATTCCAATTTGAAACACTGGCTTTTGGGCTCTAACAAGTTTGGCATTAAATTCTTGGAGGCTAGAGCGCATTTCCAGGGCAGCTTGTACTGACATCCAAGCATGATCTTCTAAAGGCAGGGCTGCACCAAAAGTTACCATTATTGAATCGCCAATATATTTATCTAAGGTACCCCTGTGCTTAATAACAGCATCTGACATTACCTCAAAATATTCATTCAGCAAGCTCACAACATCTACTGGTTCCATATTTTCAGTCAACGTGGAGAAGCTGCGTATACCTGAGAATAAAATCGAAACTTCCCGGCGATCGCCCTGCAACCTAGTCTGATTCATTCCAAGGAACTCCTCTGTCAATTCCTCAATTTTATAGCTGTACATTTTACTCCTGAACCCTTTCTCATTACAGACAATCTCAATCACGACCAAAGCACTGCAAACTTGAGATGCACCCCTGGTATCCGTGAGTGTACTAATACATAAATTGGCTTGAAAAAACTTTTGGCGCAATGAGTCACGGCGTGGGTACAATTGACCTAAATCAACATAATGGTGAGATTTGCATCACTGACAGGACTGACTTGAGAAGCATAAGCCAATATGCCTTTGCCCCTGGGAGGCTGAGGGAAAGACCGATATGTAGTGCCTAAAATGGAAAATGGTATAACTATAAGTTGACTACAAAATTGACGAAATTTATGGGGTAATTATGACCGAAGAACCTATAGTTACGTTCACGAGCGCCCTACAAAGATGATGCCATGCTGACAAGCAGAATGGGAAGGCTATAAAATTCCGCTGGCTAAAGCATTAACTCAGGACTTCTTGTACCATAGTTGGAGTGTCGGCTGGCGATCGCCACTCTCGCTGCTGAATCCGGTTCACATAACCCCACAGACTGTAATTCAACGGCGAAGGAGGGCGTCCATTTGACGCGGATAGGTAAAATCGCTGGCGATCGCTACCAAAGCCCCACTCTGTATGCAGTTTTGAAACTTTTGACGCTATGATTAAATTCCTTGGGAGTAGTTGTTCCACAGGTACTCCAGGCCAATGGGTAAAACCGCGCCACCGGAATCCTTCGTGGGGGTGAGGTAAAGTCATCTCGTAAAGGAAAAAATAATACTAAAGATAATTGACAAAAATAAACAGTTAACAGCATTATGGTCAAAACTTCGGAATCTATGAATCTTTCTTCTTTGTCGCCATTTAAAAAAGCCGATCGCATCTTAGTCGTAGATGATTCTCCCGATAACGTTTTTCTCATCCAAGCTATTTTAGAAGAAGAGGGATATAAAATTGTCACAGCAGCAGATGGCCGTACCGCTCTGGCTAAGATCGAGGAATCCCCCCCAGATTTAGTATTGTTGGATGTGATGATGCCCGGAATGGATGGCTTTGAAGTCACCAAGCGCCTGCGCGACAATACCTCATTGCCGTTTATCCCCATTCTATTGATTACCGCCTACGACCACCTCAGCGTGGCGAAAGGGTTAGACACTGGTGCAGATGATTTTATCCGCAAGCCGGTAGAAGTGGACGAATTGCTGGCGCGAGTACGCAGTCTCCTCCGACTCAAGCACAGCATTGACGAACGCGACCAAATTGCCCGTCAGCGAGAAGATTTTGTCTCCCGACTTACTCACGATTTGCGAACTCCTTTGATAGCCGCAGATAGAATGCTGAGTTTAATGCAGCAGGGAGCCTTGGGAGAACTATCACCCACGATGAATGAAACCCTCGACATAATGGCTCGCAGCAACAAAAACCTGCTGGCGATGGCGAATACTTTGCTAGAAGTGTATCGTTACGAAGCCGGACGCAAAAACCTAAACTTCTCTCCTGTTGACTTGCAAGCTCTACTTCAGGAAATTGTCAAAGAACTTACCCCTTTAGCCGCCCAAAAAAACCTGTCTTTGAAATTAAATGAGGATGAAAATGCAAAGGGTGACCCAGGGGCAAGAAATGTGGTAGAGTGCGATCGCCTGGAACTTCACCGGGTTTTCACCAATTTGGTTGGCAATGCGATCAAATTCACAGATACTGGTTCGGTAAACGTCAGTCTCAATAATACAAAGAGCGCTGGTAATCCCGGCATACCACAAGTAATCGTTGAGGTAGAAGACACCGGCCCCGGTATATCTTCAGAAGAACAAACAATCTTATTTGAACGGTTTCGTCAAGGCAAACACAAACATTCCGGCAGCGGTTTGGGGCTGCACCTGTCTCGCAGAATTGTGGAAACCCATCACGGAACCATTGAAGTTAAGTCAGAGGTGGGTAAGGGAAGTCTATTCATTGTCCGCATACCAGTCAAGCACTCAGGGAATTCTTAACTTTAGCCGCTATCATGAGCTTCAGATTCCAGACAGCCGACAAGTTTCTAGAACACCAATTGGTGTATTCGCTCTCTTGCGATGAGAAACCGGGAATATGTGGTTGTCAAGGTCGATATTTCGTTGCTCTAACCCACATATTCCCGGTTTCTGGCCTTACTGAATTGGTGTTCTAGAGCGGCTACGATTGAAGCATACCTGTAAAATATTGCATAACCCCTTCAATTTGTCTAGTTTCCGAGAAACATCATGATAGCTCAACTAGAAGTTAGCAACCTTGTCCGCCAGCAGCGTAATTTTTTCAGCACCGGCCAGACAAAAGATGTATCTTTTCGCATTGAAAAGCTCACGTTATTAAAGAAGACAATTTTAGAGAATAAAGAAGCTATTCTCAATGCACTTAAAAGTGACCTGAACAAACCTCGATTTGAAAGTTATGTTACGGA from the Argonema galeatum A003/A1 genome contains:
- the ureC gene encoding urease subunit alpha yields the protein MNYRMDRRAYAETFGPTVGDRIRLADTELFIEVERDYTTYGDEVKFGGGKVIRDGMGQSPISNADGAVDMVITNALILDWWGIVKADIGIKDGKIFKIGKAGNPYIQDNVDIIIGPGTEVVAGEGSILTAGGIDTHIHFICPQQIEVAIASGITTMLGGGTGPATGTNATTCTPGPWNMYRMLQAADAFPVNLGFLGKGNSSKPEGLEEQVLAGAIGLKLHEDWGTTPAAIDTCLSVADKYDVQVAIHTDTLNEAGFVEATVAAFKGRTIHTYHTEGAGGGHAPDIIKVCGEANVLPSSTNPTRPYTVNTLDEHLDMLMVCHHLSPSIPEDVAFAESRIRRETIAAEDILHDLGAFSMISSDSQAMGRVGEVIIRTWQTAHKMKVQRGNLTPQPPLRNGEGEEERADNFRAKRYVAKYTINPAIAHGISQYVGSVEEGKLADLCLWRPAFFGVKPEIVIKGGAIAYAQMGDANASIPTPQPVHMRPMFGSFGGAIAATSLTFVSQAALEQDIPSQLKLQKRAVAVSGTRQISKRDMKLNDALPRVEVDAETYEVRADGELLICEPATVLPMAQRYFLF
- a CDS encoding adenylate/guanylate cyclase domain-containing protein, whose product is MYSYKIEELTEEFLGMNQTRLQGDRREVSILFSGIRSFSTLTENMEPVDVVSLLNEYFEVMSDAVIKHRGTLDKYIGDSIMVTFGAALPLEDHAWMSVQAALEMRSSLQEFNAKLVRAQKPVFQIGIGINADTAIAGNLGSSRLSQFTVIGDAVNIAAYLEGMSKQYGCDIVISKNTYQFCSEQIWARELDYIHTKGRNQPIAIYEVVGLRSEPISEEKQKLMEHYNQGRAHYLNRKFRRAMNEFAIVVEDMNTNDKTSMMYLKRCQYWLQNPPSEDWDGVWTLT
- a CDS encoding hybrid sensor histidine kinase/response regulator, which translates into the protein MNLSSLSPFKKADRILVVDDSPDNVFLIQAILEEEGYKIVTAADGRTALAKIEESPPDLVLLDVMMPGMDGFEVTKRLRDNTSLPFIPILLITAYDHLSVAKGLDTGADDFIRKPVEVDELLARVRSLLRLKHSIDERDQIARQREDFVSRLTHDLRTPLIAADRMLSLMQQGALGELSPTMNETLDIMARSNKNLLAMANTLLEVYRYEAGRKNLNFSPVDLQALLQEIVKELTPLAAQKNLSLKLNEDENAKGDPGARNVVECDRLELHRVFTNLVGNAIKFTDTGSVNVSLNNTKSAGNPGIPQVIVEVEDTGPGISSEEQTILFERFRQGKHKHSGSGLGLHLSRRIVETHHGTIEVKSEVGKGSLFIVRIPVKHSGNS